Proteins encoded by one window of Candidatus Aegiribacteria sp.:
- a CDS encoding YbhB/YbcL family Raf kinase inhibitor-like protein → MSFRISSSAFKNKDFIPFWYSKPGGNSSPPIGWTEPPEGTLSLSLIVSCRDPINRKEYCHWVMYNIPPREGAVQGKQPHNDIVLDGSLQGVNSFGNLGWDGPDKNNSDQVMNFTLFALDIRLNLPPAASRDDVEVEMNGHILEQIKLIGLY, encoded by the coding sequence ATGAGTTTCCGCATCAGCAGCAGTGCTTTCAAGAATAAAGACTTCATCCCATTCTGGTACTCAAAACCGGGAGGCAATTCATCTCCGCCAATCGGCTGGACAGAACCTCCTGAAGGAACACTCAGCCTTTCGCTGATTGTATCATGTAGGGATCCGATTAACAGAAAAGAATATTGTCACTGGGTAATGTACAATATCCCTCCTCGGGAAGGAGCTGTTCAGGGAAAGCAGCCTCATAACGATATTGTGTTAGACGGATCGCTGCAGGGGGTAAACAGCTTTGGAAACCTTGGATGGGATGGTCCGGATAAAAATAATTCGGATCAGGTCATGAATTTCACGCTTTTTGCTCTTGATATCAGGCTGAATCTGCCTCCAGCGGCTTCCAGGGATGATGTTGAGGTTGAAATGAACGGGCATATTCTGGAACAGATCAAGCTTATTGGATTGTATTAA
- a CDS encoding cation diffusion facilitator family transporter produces the protein MLSDNQSRLQKTVRTTSAGLLLNVFLSGGKIAGGIIGYSHALVADGVHSLADCFTDIAILIGAHFWTKPSDENHPHGHARIETMVSGFVGFVMLLTGLLIAWKSFGSIMKPAANPPGWIAFVIAIISIASKELLARWTLRMSKILKSPALAANAWHQRSDVLSSIPVAVVVLAARIEPALIFLDGIGGAIVSLFILKLGLDILRPVLWQLSDSAAPPEIRDELRKIAFSVNGVLDVHNLRTRFHGDGIQADMHIVVNADLPMKKAFSILKSVEKALYNLGPGVTDVLVRLEPQETNHPVSEPESELD, from the coding sequence ATGCTTTCTGATAATCAGAGCCGATTACAGAAAACAGTACGTACAACTTCTGCAGGTCTTCTGCTGAATGTTTTTCTGTCCGGCGGGAAAATCGCGGGAGGAATAATTGGTTACAGTCACGCATTGGTTGCCGATGGAGTGCATAGTCTGGCTGATTGTTTTACGGATATAGCAATTCTTATTGGAGCACATTTCTGGACAAAACCTTCCGACGAAAATCATCCCCACGGGCACGCCAGGATTGAGACGATGGTTTCGGGGTTTGTCGGTTTCGTAATGTTATTAACAGGTCTGCTGATTGCCTGGAAATCTTTCGGGTCAATCATGAAGCCGGCTGCCAATCCTCCTGGCTGGATTGCTTTTGTAATCGCGATAATTTCCATTGCTTCAAAGGAATTGCTCGCCAGGTGGACCCTTAGAATGAGCAAGATACTCAAGTCCCCGGCTCTTGCCGCGAATGCATGGCATCAACGCTCTGATGTCCTCAGTTCCATACCGGTTGCAGTTGTTGTTCTTGCGGCAAGAATCGAACCAGCGCTGATTTTCCTTGATGGAATTGGAGGAGCCATAGTTTCCCTGTTCATCCTTAAACTTGGCCTGGATATCCTTCGTCCGGTTCTTTGGCAGCTCAGCGATTCAGCCGCGCCGCCTGAGATCAGGGATGAATTAAGAAAAATAGCTTTCTCGGTGAATGGTGTTCTTGATGTGCATAATCTCAGAACCCGGTTCCATGGAGACGGGATTCAGGCTGATATGCATATTGTAGTTAACGCTGATCTTCCAATGAAAAAGGCGTTTTCAATACTGAAGTCAGTTGAAAAGGCACTCTATAACCTCGGACCTGGTGTCACCGATGTTCTGGTAAGACTGGAACCTCAGGAAACGAACCATCCTGTTTCAGAACCCGAATCTGAATTAGATTAG
- a CDS encoding polyprenol monophosphomannose synthase: MILNSDRIILIPTYNEAQNIFPLYEQIRTECNFDLLFIDDSSPDGTADLIQQLVESDGGVTLLRRGEKKGLGQAYRAAFRHVKEIGKWKRVFMMDADLSHQPSHIRRIDEALDKYHFVIGSRYLKGVSVLNWSIMRLNMSYAANKYIRFITRMPYTDCTSGFRGFHSDVIPALLSSGIKASGYAFLVETLYGVWKEGIEIGEVQIVFVERKKGDSKVSSGIFIESLFTPIRLLFRGLGSNLSS; encoded by the coding sequence ATAATCCTGAACTCTGACCGTATAATCCTGATTCCGACATACAACGAGGCTCAGAATATTTTTCCGTTATATGAACAGATTCGAACAGAATGCAACTTTGATCTATTGTTCATTGACGACAGTTCTCCGGACGGTACAGCTGATTTGATACAGCAGCTGGTAGAATCTGACGGAGGTGTCACTCTTCTTCGCAGGGGTGAGAAGAAGGGGCTTGGTCAGGCATATAGAGCCGCCTTCCGGCATGTGAAGGAAATTGGGAAGTGGAAACGTGTATTCATGATGGATGCCGACCTTTCTCACCAGCCTTCACATATCAGAAGAATAGATGAAGCTCTGGATAAATATCATTTTGTGATAGGTTCAAGATATCTGAAAGGAGTCAGTGTTCTCAACTGGTCAATAATGCGGTTGAATATGAGTTATGCCGCTAACAAGTATATCAGGTTCATTACAAGGATGCCGTATACGGATTGCACCAGCGGATTTCGTGGTTTCCACTCAGATGTGATACCAGCTCTTTTATCATCAGGGATCAAAGCGTCCGGTTATGCCTTTCTTGTGGAGACCCTTTACGGTGTCTGGAAAGAGGGTATTGAGATCGGTGAAGTACAGATTGTATTTGTTGAAAGGAAAAAGGGTGATTCAAAAGTCTCATCAGGTATTTTCATTGAATCTCTTTTCACCCCGATACGACTGCTCTTCCGAGGATTGGGGTCAAATCTTTCCTCTTGA
- the efp gene encoding elongation factor P, with the protein MATSNDFRRGMVIDIDGILYQIVYFQHVKPGKGPAFVRSKLKGVLSGKVIDRTWRAGEKVTEVRVEHRIWELLYITDLDYVVMNPDTYEQEHLDYNLVGDAAKYLIENSKVKIAFVDNIPIIVEPPDTVELRVKKTDPGLRGDTASGGSKPATLQTGLQVQVPLFIQEGDVIKIDTRNDSYLERI; encoded by the coding sequence ATGGCAACAAGTAATGATTTCAGGCGGGGTATGGTAATAGATATCGATGGTATTCTGTATCAGATTGTATACTTTCAACATGTAAAACCTGGGAAGGGTCCGGCATTTGTCAGATCGAAACTCAAGGGAGTACTTTCAGGTAAAGTTATTGACAGAACTTGGAGAGCCGGTGAAAAAGTAACAGAGGTCCGCGTGGAACATCGGATCTGGGAATTACTCTATATCACTGACCTGGATTATGTTGTAATGAATCCTGATACTTATGAACAGGAACACCTTGACTACAACCTTGTGGGTGATGCTGCGAAGTATCTGATTGAGAACAGTAAAGTAAAAATTGCTTTTGTGGATAATATCCCGATCATTGTTGAACCTCCTGATACTGTTGAACTCAGGGTAAAGAAGACAGACCCCGGTCTCAGGGGAGATACGGCAAGTGGAGGATCTAAACCGGCTACTCTTCAGACCGGTTTGCAGGTTCAGGTTCCATTGTTTATCCAGGAGGGTGATGTAATAAAAATCGATACTCGAAATGACAGTTATCTGGAGAGGATATAA
- the dacB gene encoding D-alanyl-D-alanine carboxypeptidase/D-alanyl-D-alanine-endopeptidase translates to MNPVFHFLLLLSVSLQMPEIPTAWRAGIYAQDTETGEILLSINEDQCFRPASTVKLVTSYIALMKLGPSYVYETEVLADTSGGNLYIIGSGAPLLSAEHVEIMALETAASLPPGSSWKLFWDTSKFNEESHCPGWDANDWSKVYCPPIEGLSIGDNILQIIISTIGDSMRTFVYPPLPDLEITNNLIIGSRIQIRTTVNGWEDNAPRLTLQGTMPPDTHTVLYKPFAGPSMEFSEMFSLALENTGLDIDTVLQGEAPDDTTLIRTSVIYSDPLFVLLTSMNKWSRNMIAEMVLRTVSLETGSIPASTGAGCDVAGQILRDLVPAVPGVQLADGSGLSRLNLLAPRHLAAILSNGISSPEWGVEFLATLPVNGVDGTLKSRMSNLPRGAFRGKTGSLNDTSTIAGVLTALSGRRIILVIMLETPGGYTFTARAWQDTFITWCWENY, encoded by the coding sequence TTGAATCCAGTTTTTCATTTTCTTCTGCTTCTCTCAGTATCATTACAAATGCCGGAGATTCCCACGGCCTGGCGCGCGGGGATTTACGCCCAGGATACTGAAACAGGGGAGATTCTGCTGAGCATAAATGAGGACCAGTGTTTCAGACCGGCATCAACAGTGAAACTGGTGACTTCTTACATTGCTCTAATGAAACTTGGACCTTCATACGTTTACGAAACAGAAGTACTCGCTGATACATCGGGCGGTAACCTGTATATCATCGGTTCCGGCGCTCCTCTTTTGAGTGCGGAGCATGTTGAGATAATGGCTCTGGAGACAGCTGCGTCTCTTCCACCCGGCTCATCCTGGAAACTGTTCTGGGATACTTCAAAATTCAATGAGGAATCCCACTGTCCGGGATGGGATGCAAATGACTGGAGTAAAGTGTATTGTCCTCCAATCGAAGGACTCTCCATTGGAGACAATATCCTTCAGATCATTATCTCAACAATCGGCGATTCTATGAGAACTTTCGTCTACCCTCCCCTGCCTGATCTTGAAATTACTAATAATCTTATCATCGGAAGCAGAATTCAGATAAGAACCACGGTTAACGGATGGGAAGATAATGCGCCCAGGCTTACTCTTCAGGGAACTATGCCTCCGGATACTCACACAGTGTTGTACAAACCCTTTGCCGGTCCATCAATGGAATTCTCGGAAATGTTCTCCCTCGCTCTTGAGAATACCGGGCTGGATATCGATACTGTCCTGCAAGGTGAAGCACCGGATGATACTACACTAATCAGAACATCGGTAATCTATTCAGATCCTCTGTTTGTTCTTCTGACATCAATGAACAAATGGAGCAGAAACATGATTGCTGAAATGGTTTTAAGAACCGTAAGCCTGGAAACCGGGTCAATTCCTGCTTCAACAGGCGCTGGTTGTGATGTTGCAGGACAGATTCTCAGAGATCTCGTCCCTGCTGTTCCCGGAGTACAGCTTGCTGATGGATCAGGACTTTCCAGATTGAATCTTCTGGCTCCAAGACACCTCGCTGCAATTCTGTCAAACGGAATCAGTTCACCTGAATGGGGAGTTGAATTCCTGGCGACACTGCCTGTAAACGGTGTGGACGGAACGCTGAAGTCAAGAATGAGCAATCTTCCTCGAGGGGCTTTCAGAGGTAAGACCGGATCATTGAACGATACTTCAACAATTGCCGGAGTACTTACAGCCTTATCCGGCAGGAGAATTATCCTTGTGATCATGCTTGAAACTCCAGGTGGATATACCTTCACCGCGAGAGCATGGCAGGACACCTTCATAACCTGGTGCTGGGAAAACTACTGA
- a CDS encoding cupin domain-containing protein, translated as MIVRKDTDIEAIDVEIEGAAGVKKRVLIGEDEGAPNFIMRRFTIAPGGKTPYHTHSWEHEVYTLNGRGEVRQGNSAKELSEGSVVLVIPNEEHNFVNTGDEPLDFLCIIPR; from the coding sequence ATGATCGTACGTAAAGATACGGATATAGAAGCAATTGACGTTGAGATTGAGGGCGCTGCAGGTGTCAAGAAAAGGGTTCTGATAGGTGAAGATGAAGGCGCACCAAATTTCATAATGCGTCGTTTTACAATTGCCCCCGGCGGGAAGACACCCTATCACACACATTCATGGGAACATGAGGTATATACTCTTAATGGCAGGGGAGAAGTTCGGCAGGGGAATTCAGCGAAGGAACTGTCTGAAGGATCTGTAGTTCTCGTAATTCCGAATGAAGAGCATAACTTTGTAAACACCGGAGACGAACCGTTGGATTTCCTCTGCATCATCCCCAGATAG
- a CDS encoding right-handed parallel beta-helix repeat-containing protein: MSFQDKNTGWAGDILGFFRSGKDEYDYFNSIRKFIITSFILGILNSFNTIYAETYYVAPYGDDNNPGTFSEPWQTISKANTELEPGDTAIIREGSYNESIDPISSGTQWDYITYKAYPNETPVIDRSLLITDWVNHTGSIYWAHYAGYTIPLWEDTFEEAEFYCGLWPVFSLSDLDEPGKFYHDEVNQRFYVWTSTGDDPNNHTMRASTGKGAHFDKDYIVIDGIHMKWIVIGILSDSSSNCIFKNLNIQYTYGGISLGEETHHNQIQDNTIFHSGSWYWDEGDGIFLTGHHNLIEGNDISLTGHNPINTRGYTNGTQPHHNIIQNNRFHDSGSSAMCSNWDTYREVWRNNFAYRCTGCGLQVDGNDNSFYNNVCYHNGQSGGVYLTDGRTGGNNKFFSNTFYNNNSIYLGQSQQVLYPEEWSITESYGSVVDDNTFTNNIIYNTEDDSTKLYMIYSELAELRNNAFRYNDFFNDREVYIYDILIGNYPLSWWETNFPLNINDNIIIDPLFIDPTTEDFNLESTSQLIDAGTFLSHTVSSGSGSVITVGDAGYFCDGYGITVGDLIQLEGEVETVRITDVDYDNNRITLANSMVWDAGQGISFPYSGSAPDIGAFEYDAGTTVNPEISNSTGIVNLLSNYPNPFNTTTAISFSISVDGAVELSIYNIAGQKTITLVNQSLRVGLHRVIWNGTDGSSEPVPSGMYFYLLKTEERDIIKKMILL; the protein is encoded by the coding sequence TTGTCATTTCAAGATAAGAACACTGGCTGGGCAGGAGACATTTTGGGATTCTTCAGGAGTGGTAAAGATGAGTATGATTACTTCAATTCTATCAGGAAGTTCATTATAACATCATTTATTCTAGGAATACTGAACAGTTTCAATACAATTTATGCGGAGACATATTATGTTGCTCCATATGGAGATGATAACAATCCAGGAACATTCTCTGAACCATGGCAGACCATTTCTAAAGCAAATACTGAATTGGAACCTGGTGATACTGCGATTATAAGAGAGGGATCATATAACGAAAGCATAGACCCGATAAGTTCAGGGACTCAGTGGGATTACATTACATACAAGGCATATCCGAACGAGACACCGGTTATTGATCGTTCTCTATTGATTACCGACTGGGTCAATCATACTGGTTCTATCTATTGGGCTCATTATGCTGGTTATACCATTCCGCTATGGGAAGATACTTTCGAGGAAGCTGAATTCTATTGTGGACTATGGCCTGTTTTCTCGTTATCTGACCTTGATGAACCCGGCAAGTTCTATCATGATGAGGTAAACCAGCGATTCTATGTCTGGACTTCCACAGGAGACGATCCAAACAATCACACAATGAGAGCATCCACAGGAAAGGGCGCTCACTTCGACAAGGATTACATAGTAATAGACGGAATTCATATGAAATGGATAGTTATCGGAATATTGAGTGACAGTAGTAGTAATTGCATTTTTAAGAATTTAAACATTCAATATACTTATGGCGGTATAAGCCTTGGAGAAGAAACACACCACAACCAGATTCAGGACAATACTATATTCCATTCAGGCTCATGGTACTGGGATGAGGGAGATGGAATATTCCTGACCGGTCATCATAATCTGATCGAAGGGAATGATATATCCCTTACAGGGCATAACCCTATCAACACCAGAGGATATACAAATGGAACACAGCCTCATCATAACATTATCCAGAATAATAGATTTCACGATTCCGGCAGTAGTGCGATGTGTTCAAACTGGGATACCTATCGTGAGGTATGGAGAAACAATTTTGCATATCGATGTACGGGGTGTGGCTTACAGGTAGATGGTAATGATAATAGTTTTTATAACAATGTATGCTACCATAACGGTCAGTCAGGCGGTGTGTATTTAACAGACGGTAGAACTGGCGGGAACAATAAGTTTTTCAGTAATACATTTTACAATAACAACAGCATTTACCTTGGTCAGTCCCAGCAGGTTCTATATCCTGAAGAATGGTCTATTACCGAATCTTATGGATCCGTAGTTGACGATAATACGTTTACAAATAACATAATCTATAACACGGAAGATGATAGTACAAAACTATATATGATCTATTCCGAATTAGCTGAACTTAGAAATAATGCTTTTCGTTATAATGATTTCTTTAATGATCGAGAAGTATACATCTATGATATTCTCATAGGAAACTATCCTCTTTCATGGTGGGAGACAAATTTCCCTCTAAATATTAACGATAACATCATAATAGATCCTCTTTTCATAGATCCGACTACTGAGGATTTCAACTTAGAAAGCACTTCACAGCTTATAGATGCAGGAACATTTCTTTCGCATACTGTTTCATCGGGTTCTGGTTCTGTCATAACAGTCGGAGATGCCGGTTATTTCTGTGATGGTTACGGTATAACAGTCGGAGATTTGATTCAATTAGAAGGGGAAGTTGAAACTGTAAGGATAACTGATGTAGATTATGATAATAATAGAATCACTTTAGCTAACTCAATGGTTTGGGATGCAGGTCAGGGTATCAGTTTTCCATATAGTGGTTCAGCACCTGATATAGGAGCTTTCGAGTATGATGCTGGTACAACTGTAAATCCAGAAATCAGTAATAGTACAGGCATAGTCAATCTGTTATCGAATTATCCAAATCCTTTTAATACAACAACAGCAATCTCTTTTTCCATATCTGTAGATGGTGCAGTAGAGCTTTCAATTTACAATATAGCAGGTCAAAAAACTATTACGCTTGTTAATCAGAGTTTAAGAGTCGGTCTTCATAGAGTGATTTGGAATGGTACAGATGGGAGCAGTGAACCTGTTCCTTCGGGAATGTATTTCTACTTACTGAAAACAGAAGAGCGAGATATTATAAAGAAAATGATATTACTATAA
- a CDS encoding 6-bladed beta-propeller encodes MNRTCINIALLIILAVLTIATSAGCGGEAESISPVEETSGPVDTLVLAVTDTIGLEMGDSSYVFGMILQAAHGADGNIIALDMQKACLSVYSHDGEFIGNIGAPGPGPGEFQIPVDFAVFSDGSIAVTDAISRVISYFDADGSYTGMMGGFFPTPPMSIEGCPDGALVGQHMPMIMTGENMEMSLELSKWTDDAEPCLTYLSKPMELEFSGEGQASSTGGPDFDFAVGPDGSVLVAEISDTLFSVIGFSPEGEEFLNIHEVRDRTPMTQEEIDAGGLGMSIMVMNGEASADMNRMETTYPWRNVIGSIGVDSQSRIWVELAREDLPVFQVYDYSGELLFIAVTDVEFTPVTRPSFKVDAGGILAYDQDPMDYPKIYLFELVEQESE; translated from the coding sequence ATGAACAGAACATGTATTAATATCGCTCTGTTAATCATCCTTGCGGTATTGACCATAGCTACTTCTGCAGGATGCGGAGGTGAAGCAGAATCGATCTCTCCTGTTGAAGAAACATCCGGACCGGTTGATACTCTTGTCCTTGCGGTTACTGATACAATCGGACTTGAAATGGGAGACAGCTCATATGTTTTCGGCATGATCCTGCAGGCCGCTCATGGAGCTGATGGTAACATAATCGCTCTCGATATGCAGAAGGCCTGTCTCAGTGTCTACTCACATGACGGTGAGTTTATCGGAAACATCGGGGCTCCCGGTCCCGGTCCGGGAGAATTTCAGATTCCTGTTGATTTCGCTGTATTCTCTGACGGTAGCATTGCTGTTACAGACGCCATTTCGCGAGTAATCTCCTACTTCGATGCTGATGGCAGTTATACCGGTATGATGGGTGGATTCTTTCCAACACCTCCAATGAGTATCGAAGGATGCCCTGATGGAGCTCTCGTTGGCCAGCATATGCCTATGATCATGACCGGAGAGAATATGGAAATGTCGCTCGAACTCTCGAAGTGGACTGATGATGCTGAACCTTGTCTTACATACCTCTCGAAACCCATGGAGCTGGAGTTCTCCGGAGAGGGTCAGGCTTCTTCGACTGGTGGACCGGATTTCGATTTTGCTGTAGGACCGGATGGCAGCGTACTGGTAGCCGAGATATCAGATACTCTATTCTCCGTGATCGGTTTCTCCCCTGAAGGCGAGGAATTCCTGAATATTCATGAAGTGCGTGACAGAACACCGATGACACAGGAAGAGATAGACGCCGGAGGTCTGGGAATGTCGATAATGGTCATGAATGGTGAGGCATCCGCTGACATGAACAGGATGGAAACCACATACCCATGGCGAAACGTGATAGGCTCTATAGGCGTAGACTCCCAGAGCAGGATATGGGTCGAACTCGCACGGGAAGACCTGCCGGTATTCCAGGTTTACGATTATTCGGGTGAGTTGCTGTTTATAGCAGTTACAGATGTTGAATTCACGCCGGTCACGAGACCAAGTTTCAAAGTCGACGCCGGTGGAATACTCGCATACGATCAAGATCCTATGGATTATCCCAAGATATACCTGTTTGAACTAGTTGAACAGGAATCTGAATAG
- a CDS encoding M20/M25/M40 family metallo-hydrolase, with amino-acid sequence MTDREKVEKFAQMIEFRTVSAQPGSFFEMAPFLQLQNYLQKVFPAVHKSFRREVINRGSLLYTLPGSNPSLKPIMLTAHLDVVPAEEGEKWLHHPFKGTIENGRIWGRGSVDYKIGVAGMLQACEDILNEGFMPDRSILLAFGHDEETGGLNGAAEIVRLLIERDIQLSSVLDEGGYIYTLPWLREDVAVIGLAEKGYLTLRLIARGEQGHASVPGIRTAAGALGECLALLEKHQMPARLSEPVDRMFRATINLFIDLLREEFESLPLPEMTEIIEKWPLGNAFIRTTTAPTMLNGSSRENILPAEVTALVNFRSVPGDNSNDIVNHVKEIAFPLGVEVEFEDIRKVFEPSSEASTETDDYWAICEAIEEIWHGLTVAPGIFPAATDSRHYGRIADNVYRFVPTHLGENGLSVLHSEGESVSVEDYLNAVEFYTLYIRKMCGGR; translated from the coding sequence GTGACAGACAGAGAAAAAGTAGAGAAGTTCGCACAGATGATTGAATTCAGAACTGTATCCGCTCAACCTGGTTCTTTCTTCGAGATGGCACCTTTCCTGCAGCTCCAGAATTACCTGCAGAAGGTCTTTCCCGCAGTTCATAAGAGTTTCCGGAGAGAGGTAATCAACAGAGGAAGCCTGCTCTACACTCTGCCAGGATCCAATCCCTCTCTGAAACCGATCATGCTCACAGCACATCTTGACGTTGTTCCGGCGGAGGAGGGAGAAAAATGGCTTCATCATCCCTTCAAGGGGACAATCGAGAATGGACGGATTTGGGGCAGAGGCTCTGTGGATTACAAAATAGGTGTTGCAGGGATGCTTCAAGCCTGCGAAGATATTCTGAATGAGGGATTCATGCCTGACCGGTCTATTCTTCTGGCATTCGGTCATGATGAGGAAACAGGAGGGTTGAACGGAGCGGCTGAAATAGTCAGATTACTGATTGAAAGGGATATTCAGCTCAGCTCTGTTCTTGATGAAGGGGGATACATATACACTCTGCCCTGGCTCCGGGAGGATGTGGCAGTTATCGGCCTTGCAGAGAAGGGCTATCTTACCCTGAGATTGATTGCCAGAGGTGAACAGGGACATGCATCCGTACCGGGCATTCGGACTGCTGCAGGGGCTCTTGGTGAATGCCTTGCTCTCCTTGAGAAACATCAGATGCCCGCAAGATTAAGTGAACCGGTGGATAGAATGTTCAGGGCAACCATAAATCTATTCATCGATTTGCTTCGAGAAGAATTTGAATCGCTTCCCCTTCCGGAAATGACAGAGATTATAGAGAAGTGGCCTTTAGGTAATGCTTTTATCAGGACTACAACGGCACCAACAATGCTTAATGGAAGCAGCAGAGAGAACATACTGCCTGCAGAGGTTACTGCTCTTGTTAATTTCAGATCGGTTCCCGGGGATAATTCAAATGATATAGTGAATCATGTGAAGGAAATAGCGTTCCCTCTCGGTGTTGAGGTTGAATTCGAGGATATCAGGAAAGTATTCGAGCCTTCCTCTGAAGCTTCAACTGAGACCGATGACTATTGGGCAATCTGTGAAGCTATTGAGGAAATCTGGCACGGGTTAACAGTCGCACCAGGCATCTTTCCAGCTGCTACAGATTCCAGGCACTATGGGCGGATTGCAGATAATGTTTACAGGTTTGTCCCAACTCACCTTGGAGAGAATGGGCTCAGTGTTCTCCACTCAGAAGGGGAATCAGTTTCCGTAGAAGACTACCTGAACGCGGTTGAGTTTTATACCTTGTACATCAGAAAGATGTGTGGAGGAAGATAA
- a CDS encoding aminotransferase class V-fold PLP-dependent enzyme, producing the protein MKLKEQRSEFASFWNFDPETVFLNHGSFGACPTEVNSYRAGLLDQLENQPVDFIQREYMPRIPGILEKLENFTGAAPGSIVLVTNVTTGINTVLSNLSINPGDELVTTGQEYFSSANILRTNAAKYDAKYVEVPIDSPVSGPDQVIDSIMSEITSRTVLVLIDHISSPTGMVFPVKELVLRLDQLGIDVLVDGAHGPGMVPLNLEELGAAYYTGNCHKWMCAPKTSALLYVRPDKQKNFRPAVMSHVASEFDIEMSDFQIEFFWNGTIDPTPRMSIPFTIDFMESLHPGGWTGIISENHEKAVRAERFICERLGIEPYCPKSMIGSMAAVSLPWKPPSERLPPDGIDLLQNWLLREKQIEIPVTYTSIPCGRFLRLSAQLYNSDAEFEYLCESLMEAPISLL; encoded by the coding sequence TTGAAACTAAAGGAACAGAGAAGTGAATTTGCGTCCTTCTGGAATTTCGATCCGGAAACTGTATTTCTGAATCATGGATCTTTTGGAGCCTGCCCAACAGAAGTGAACAGCTATCGAGCGGGACTTCTGGATCAGCTGGAGAACCAGCCGGTTGATTTCATCCAGAGGGAATACATGCCGCGAATCCCTGGAATTCTTGAGAAGCTCGAGAATTTCACAGGTGCTGCTCCCGGTTCCATTGTGCTTGTTACCAATGTGACTACTGGAATAAATACAGTTCTCTCCAATCTTTCAATTAATCCCGGAGATGAACTGGTAACCACAGGACAGGAATACTTCTCGTCAGCCAATATTCTTAGAACGAATGCTGCGAAGTACGATGCGAAATATGTTGAGGTGCCAATAGACAGCCCCGTTTCGGGCCCTGATCAGGTTATCGATTCCATTATGTCAGAAATAACATCAAGAACCGTTCTTGTTCTGATAGATCACATATCCAGTCCCACAGGAATGGTTTTCCCCGTGAAGGAACTTGTCCTCAGGCTTGATCAGCTCGGAATTGATGTTCTTGTGGATGGTGCCCATGGTCCCGGTATGGTTCCTCTGAATCTTGAAGAACTTGGCGCTGCTTACTACACAGGTAACTGTCATAAATGGATGTGCGCTCCGAAAACATCGGCATTACTGTATGTCAGACCGGATAAGCAGAAGAATTTCCGACCGGCTGTAATGAGCCATGTTGCTTCCGAATTCGACATTGAGATGTCCGATTTCCAGATCGAGTTTTTCTGGAACGGCACAATTGATCCGACACCAAGAATGTCCATTCCATTCACCATCGATTTTATGGAGAGTCTTCATCCGGGTGGATGGACAGGGATAATTAGTGAGAATCATGAGAAAGCCGTCAGGGCGGAAAGATTCATCTGCGAGCGACTGGGGATTGAACCATACTGTCCTAAGAGCATGATCGGTTCTATGGCAGCTGTTTCACTGCCCTGGAAACCTCCGTCGGAACGACTTCCTCCGGATGGGATTGACCTGCTTCAGAACTGGCTTCTTCGTGAAAAGCAGATCGAAATTCCAGTTACCTACACAAGTATTCCCTGCGGAAGATTCCTCAGACTATCTGCCCAGCTCTACAACTCTGATGCCGAGTTTGAGTACCTCTGTGAATCACTTATGGAAGCACCGATAAGCCTGTTGTGA